One window of the Streptomyces asoensis genome contains the following:
- the qcrB gene encoding cytochrome bc1 complex cytochrome b subunit, whose product MGDDARSVNGTADSGTSRPGESGKGERLADWADERLGLYALAKANLRKVFPDHWSFMLGEICLYSFLVLLLTGVYLTLFFEPSSAEVVYDGSYVPLNGVTMTKAYESTLDISFDVRGGLLIRQIHHWAALVFVTGMLVHMMRVFFTGAFRKPREVNWLFGWTLLFLGILTGLTGYSLPDDLLSGTGVRFADGAILSIPIIGTYVSFFLFGGEFPGHDIISRFFPIHVLLLPGIMLGLVVAHLILVFFHKHTQYPGPGRDRKSVVGMPFMPVYMAKAGGFFFLVFGVLTVMGGIASINPVWAFGPYRPDLVTTGAQPDWYLGFSEGLIRVMPGWEINVWGHTLVPGVLIPFTLFPLILLAIGIYPFVEAWITGDRREHHILDRPRNAPVRTGLGVAWLALYVVLLIGGGNDIVATQLHLSINAITWFVRVSVFAAPVVAFMVTKRICLGLQRRDRDKVLHGRETGTIKRLPHGEYVEVHEPLNQAQLFTLTQHEQHPPYEIGPLVDHNGVRRPVTVSQRVRARLARAMFGADTHIPKPTPEEHRELTGGPGR is encoded by the coding sequence ATGGGTGACGACGCGCGATCGGTGAACGGGACGGCGGACAGCGGGACTTCGAGGCCCGGCGAGTCCGGCAAGGGCGAGCGGCTCGCCGACTGGGCCGACGAGCGGCTGGGGCTGTACGCGCTGGCGAAGGCCAACCTGCGCAAGGTGTTCCCGGACCACTGGTCCTTCATGCTGGGCGAGATCTGCCTCTACAGCTTTCTGGTCCTCCTCCTCACCGGCGTCTATCTCACGCTGTTCTTCGAGCCGAGCAGCGCCGAGGTCGTCTACGACGGCAGTTACGTCCCGCTCAACGGCGTCACGATGACTAAGGCGTACGAGTCGACGCTCGACATCAGCTTCGACGTGCGCGGCGGGCTGCTGATCCGGCAGATCCACCACTGGGCGGCTCTGGTCTTCGTCACCGGCATGCTCGTGCACATGATGCGGGTGTTCTTCACCGGCGCGTTCCGCAAGCCGCGCGAGGTCAACTGGCTGTTCGGCTGGACCCTGTTGTTCCTCGGCATCCTCACCGGACTGACCGGCTACTCGCTCCCCGACGACCTGCTCTCCGGCACCGGCGTCCGGTTCGCCGACGGCGCGATCCTGTCCATCCCGATCATCGGGACGTACGTGTCGTTCTTCCTCTTCGGCGGGGAGTTCCCGGGGCACGACATCATCTCCCGGTTCTTCCCGATCCACGTGCTGCTGCTGCCCGGGATCATGCTGGGGCTCGTGGTCGCCCATCTCATCCTGGTGTTCTTCCACAAGCACACGCAGTACCCCGGGCCCGGACGCGACCGGAAGTCGGTCGTCGGCATGCCCTTCATGCCCGTCTACATGGCGAAGGCGGGCGGATTCTTCTTCCTGGTCTTCGGCGTGCTGACGGTCATGGGCGGCATCGCGAGCATCAACCCGGTGTGGGCGTTCGGACCGTACCGTCCGGACCTGGTGACGACGGGCGCGCAGCCGGACTGGTACCTCGGTTTCTCCGAGGGGCTGATCCGGGTGATGCCGGGATGGGAGATCAACGTCTGGGGCCACACCCTGGTGCCCGGTGTCCTCATCCCCTTCACGCTGTTCCCGTTGATCCTGCTCGCCATCGGGATCTACCCGTTCGTCGAGGCGTGGATCACCGGTGACAGACGGGAGCACCACATCCTCGACCGCCCGCGCAACGCGCCCGTGCGCACCGGCCTCGGGGTGGCCTGGCTGGCCCTGTACGTGGTGCTGCTGATCGGCGGCGGCAACGACATCGTGGCCACGCAGCTGCATCTGTCCATCAACGCGATCACCTGGTTCGTACGGGTCTCCGTGTTCGCCGCCCCGGTCGTCGCCTTCATGGTCACCAAGCGGATCTGTCTGGGCCTCCAGCGCCGGGACCGGGACAAGGTGCTGCACGGCCGCGAGACGGGGACCATCAAGCGCCTTCCGCACGGCGAGTACGTGGAGGTCCACGAACCCCTGAACCAGGCCCAGTTGTTCACCCTGACCCAGCACGAGCAGCATCCGCCGTACGAGATCGGGCCGCTCGTCGACCACAACGGCGTGCGGCGGCCGGTCACGGTGTCCCAGCGGGTACGGGCGCGGCTGGCGCGTGCCATGTTCGGGGCGGACACTCACATCCCGAAGCCGACGCCGGAGGAGCATCGCGAACTGACCGGCGGGCCCGGGCGCTGA
- a CDS encoding HutD/Ves family protein: protein MTVLLPAAGRAAMAWKNGGGVTREIACSPAGAGMAAFTWRVSLAEVAADGPFSVFPEVERTLTLVEGAGMDLTVGGRRRLVDARHVPQDLPGDEPTDCRLLDGPVVNLNVMWRRGASAPTVAVVRGRLGLRAAHALIVALDEDGSADVDGVRLARHDALLLTGEDATLYAHGPTAVVGLTP from the coding sequence GTGACCGTCCTGCTGCCCGCTGCCGGGCGTGCGGCCATGGCCTGGAAGAACGGCGGCGGGGTGACCCGTGAGATCGCCTGCTCCCCGGCGGGCGCGGGCATGGCCGCCTTCACCTGGCGGGTCAGCCTCGCCGAGGTCGCCGCGGACGGCCCGTTCTCCGTGTTCCCCGAGGTGGAGCGGACCCTGACGCTGGTCGAGGGCGCGGGCATGGACCTGACCGTGGGCGGGCGGCGACGGCTCGTCGACGCACGGCACGTGCCCCAGGACCTCCCCGGTGACGAGCCCACCGACTGCCGGCTGTTGGACGGGCCCGTCGTCAACCTCAACGTGATGTGGCGCAGGGGCGCTTCGGCTCCGACCGTCGCGGTCGTACGCGGCCGGCTCGGCCTGCGGGCGGCGCACGCCCTGATCGTCGCCCTCGACGAGGACGGGTCCGCCGACGTCGACGGGGTGCGGCTCGCCCGCCACGACGCCCTCCTGCTGACCGGGGAGGACGCGACTCTGTACGCGCACGGCCCGACGGCGGTCGTCGGTCTCACCCCGTGA
- a CDS encoding vWA domain-containing protein: MVAISLTKVQETAPALVNLYKSAGVSLTKHGLDGQRAAVYLVVDYSGSMKPYYQDGSVQALADRVLGLSAHLDDDGRVPVVFFSTDVDAVTDIVLADHQGRVDRIVAGLGHMGKTSYHLAMDAVIDHYLDSGSKDPALVVFQTDGGPINKLAAERYLCKASKLPLFWQFIGFGDRGSKQFDFLRKLDELPVPVKRAVDNAGFFHAGSDPRKVSDAELYDRLVGEFPAWLGAARAQGIIR, encoded by the coding sequence ATGGTCGCGATCAGTCTCACCAAGGTCCAGGAGACCGCACCCGCGCTGGTCAACCTCTACAAGAGCGCCGGGGTGTCCCTCACCAAGCACGGTCTCGACGGGCAGCGGGCCGCCGTCTACCTCGTCGTCGACTATTCGGGGTCGATGAAGCCGTACTACCAGGACGGCAGTGTCCAGGCGCTCGCCGACCGGGTGTTGGGCCTGTCCGCGCACCTCGACGACGACGGCCGGGTACCGGTCGTCTTCTTCTCCACCGACGTCGACGCCGTCACCGACATCGTCCTCGCCGACCACCAGGGGCGGGTGGACCGGATCGTGGCCGGGCTCGGGCACATGGGCAAGACCAGTTACCACCTCGCCATGGACGCCGTCATCGACCACTACCTCGACAGCGGGTCGAAGGACCCCGCGCTCGTCGTCTTCCAGACCGACGGCGGCCCGATCAACAAGCTCGCCGCCGAACGCTACCTGTGCAAGGCGTCGAAACTGCCCCTGTTCTGGCAGTTCATCGGCTTCGGCGACCGGGGCAGCAAGCAGTTCGACTTCCTGCGCAAGCTCGACGAGCTGCCCGTGCCGGTGAAGCGGGCGGTCGACAACGCCGGTTTCTTCCACGCCGGTTCGGATCCGCGGAAGGTGTCGGACGCGGAGCTGTACGACCGGCTGGTCGGGGAGTTCCCGGCGTGGCTGGGGGCGGCCCGGGCGCAGGGGATCATCCGGTGA
- a CDS encoding chitosanase, protein MKRAAALVCAAVASTVYLFAPAQPAQPTTDVQASPPGLAAPTQKELAQKIVASAENGTLDWRSAYGYVEDIGDGQGYTAGLIGFCTGTHDLLTLVERYTRDHPGNALARYLPALRRVDGTASHAGLDPGFPAAWRTESRVPAFRAAQDVERDRVYFAPAVHRGRVDGLGALGQFIYYDALVFHGPGAGPTSFDGIRARAMRQARTPAQGGKETDYLDAFLDARRRAMLTRHPGVDTSRVDTTQRRFLNEGNLGLRPPLRWQVYGETYRVP, encoded by the coding sequence ATGAAACGTGCCGCCGCCCTGGTCTGCGCCGCCGTAGCGTCGACGGTGTATCTGTTCGCTCCCGCCCAGCCCGCCCAGCCGACAACCGATGTCCAGGCGTCCCCGCCGGGCCTCGCCGCCCCGACCCAGAAGGAACTGGCCCAGAAGATCGTGGCGAGCGCCGAGAACGGGACCCTGGACTGGCGCAGCGCGTACGGCTATGTCGAGGACATCGGTGACGGACAGGGCTACACGGCGGGCCTGATCGGCTTCTGCACCGGCACCCACGATCTGCTCACCCTGGTCGAGCGCTACACGCGCGACCACCCGGGCAACGCCCTCGCCCGTTATCTCCCCGCCCTGCGCCGGGTCGACGGCACCGCCTCGCACGCCGGTCTGGACCCCGGCTTCCCGGCCGCCTGGCGGACGGAGTCGAGGGTGCCGGCCTTCCGCGCCGCCCAGGACGTCGAGCGCGACCGTGTCTACTTCGCCCCGGCGGTCCACCGGGGCCGGGTCGACGGCCTGGGCGCGCTGGGCCAGTTCATCTACTACGACGCCCTGGTCTTCCACGGCCCCGGCGCGGGCCCGACCAGCTTCGACGGCATCCGTGCCCGCGCGATGCGGCAGGCCCGCACCCCCGCGCAGGGCGGCAAGGAGACCGACTACCTCGACGCCTTCCTGGACGCCCGCCGCCGGGCCATGCTGACCCGGCACCCCGGCGTCGACACCTCGCGCGTCGACACCACCCAGCGCCGATTCCTGAACGAGGGCAACCTCGGCCTGCGCCCGCCGCTGCGGTGGCAGGTGTACGGGGAGACGTACCGGGTGCCGTAG
- a CDS encoding glutamate synthase subunit beta produces MADPKGFLNHGREVAKSRPVDVRLKDWNEVYVPGSLLPIIGKQAGRCMDCGIPFCHNGCPLGNLIPEWNDFAYREDWTAASERLHATNNFPEFTGRLCPAPCESACVLGINQPAVTIKNVEVSIIDKAWETGDVAPQAPERLSGKTVAVIGSGPAGLAAAQQLTRAGHTVAVYERADRIGGLLRYGIPEFKMEKRHINRRIEQMRAEGTRFRTGIEIGRDLKATDLKKRYDAIVIAAGATTARDLPVPGRELKGVYQAMEYLPLANKVQEGDFVAPPISAEGKHVVVIGGGDTGADCVGTAHRQGAASVTQLEIMPRPGEERDAVSQPWPTFPMLYKVTSAHEEGGERVYSVSTTHFEGDEDGNVQWLHLSEVEFIEGRLTPKPGTERKIPAQLVTLAMGFTGTDRENGVVEQFGLELDERGNIARDADFRTNVPGVYVAGDAGRGQSLIVWAIAEGRSAARGVDRFLTGASELPAPIRPTDRSLLV; encoded by the coding sequence ATGGCTGACCCGAAGGGCTTCCTGAACCACGGCCGTGAGGTCGCCAAGTCCCGTCCGGTCGACGTGCGTCTGAAGGACTGGAACGAGGTCTACGTCCCCGGTTCGCTGCTGCCGATCATCGGCAAGCAGGCCGGCCGGTGCATGGACTGCGGCATCCCGTTCTGCCACAACGGCTGTCCGCTGGGGAACCTGATCCCCGAGTGGAACGACTTCGCCTACCGCGAGGACTGGACGGCGGCCTCCGAGCGCCTGCACGCCACGAACAACTTCCCGGAGTTCACGGGCCGCCTGTGCCCCGCTCCGTGCGAGTCGGCGTGTGTGCTGGGCATCAACCAGCCGGCCGTCACCATCAAGAACGTCGAGGTCTCGATCATCGACAAGGCGTGGGAGACCGGTGACGTCGCCCCGCAGGCGCCCGAGCGCCTGTCCGGCAAGACCGTCGCGGTCATCGGCTCGGGCCCGGCGGGCCTGGCCGCCGCCCAGCAGCTCACCCGGGCCGGCCACACCGTCGCCGTCTACGAGCGCGCGGACCGCATCGGAGGCCTCCTCCGGTACGGCATCCCCGAGTTCAAGATGGAGAAGCGGCACATCAACCGCCGTATCGAGCAGATGCGCGCGGAGGGCACCCGCTTCCGTACCGGTATCGAGATCGGCCGCGACCTCAAGGCGACCGACCTGAAGAAGCGCTACGACGCCATCGTCATCGCCGCCGGCGCCACGACCGCCCGTGACCTTCCGGTCCCCGGCCGTGAGCTCAAGGGCGTCTACCAGGCGATGGAGTACCTGCCGCTGGCCAACAAGGTCCAGGAGGGCGACTTCGTGGCGCCCCCGATCTCGGCCGAGGGCAAGCACGTCGTGGTCATCGGCGGTGGCGACACCGGCGCCGACTGCGTGGGCACCGCCCACCGTCAGGGCGCGGCCTCGGTCACCCAGCTGGAGATCATGCCCCGCCCGGGCGAGGAGCGGGACGCGGTCTCCCAGCCGTGGCCGACCTTCCCGATGCTCTACAAGGTCACGAGCGCGCACGAGGAGGGCGGCGAGCGGGTCTACTCCGTCTCCACCACCCACTTCGAGGGCGACGAGGACGGAAACGTCCAGTGGCTGCACCTCAGCGAGGTCGAGTTCATCGAGGGCAGGCTGACCCCGAAGCCGGGCACGGAGCGCAAGATCCCCGCCCAGCTGGTCACCCTCGCCATGGGCTTCACCGGCACCGACCGTGAGAACGGCGTGGTGGAGCAGTTCGGTCTGGAGCTCGACGAGCGCGGCAACATCGCCCGCGACGCCGACTTCCGCACCAACGTCCCGGGCGTGTACGTCGCCGGTGACGCCGGCCGCGGCCAGTCGCTCATCGTGTGGGCGATCGCGGAGGGCCGCTCGGCCGCCCGCGGCGTCGACCGGTTCCTGACCGGCGCGAGCGAGCTGCCGGCCCCGATCCGCCCGACGGACCGCTCGCTGCTGGTCTGA
- the gltB gene encoding glutamate synthase large subunit, which translates to MRTPRQPSQHSANGQNWSFMDARPAAQGMYDPRNEHDACGVGFVANLTGEASHTLVEQALTVLRNLEHRGATGSEPDSGDGAGILTQVPDAFLREVAGFELPEAGGYAVGIAFLPEEGLQDVVSQIETIAADENLTVLGWREVPVAPGLLGATARSTMPAFRQIFVTDGASTGIDLDRKAFVLRKRAEREAGVYFPSLSARTIVYKGMLTTGQLEPFFPDLSDRRFASAVSLVHSRFSTNTFPSWPLAHPYRFVAHNGEINTVKGNRNWMTARESQLVSDLFGSDGKSIERIFPVCTPDASDSASFDEVLELLHLGGRSLPHSVLMMIPEAWENHDSMDPARRAFYEFHSTMMEPWDGPACVTFTDGVQVGAVLDRNGLRPGRYWVTDDGLVVLGSEVGVLDIDPAKVVRKGRLQPGRMFLVDTAEHRIIEDDEIKAGLAAEKPYAEWLEAGEIELVDLPEREHIVHTHASVTRRQQTFGYTEEELRVILAPMAKTAGEPLGSMGTDSPIAALSARPRLLFDYFTQLFAQVTNPPLDAIREELVTSLRSSLGPQGNLLEPSAASCRTVTLPFPVIDNDELAKLIHINADGDMPGFKAATLSGLYRVHGGGDALAARIEEICAEADAAIDNGARLIVLSDRHSDAEHAPIPSLLLTAAVHHHLIRTKQRTEVGLLVEAGDVREVHHVALLIGFGAAAVNPYLAMESVEDLLRAGTFLGGMEPEQAIRNLIYALGKGVLKVMSKMGISTVASYRGAQVFEAVGLDDAFVTKYFSGTATKIGGVGIDVIAKEVAARHAKAYPASGIAPAHRALEIGGEYQWRREGEPHLFDPETVFRLQHSTRTARYDIFKKYTDRVNEQSERLMTLRGLFGFKTGADGRQPISIDEVESVEEIVKRFSTGAMSYGSISKEAHETLAIAMNQLGGKSNTGEGGEDADRLYDPARRSSIKQVASGRFGVTSEYLVNADDIQIKMAQGAKPGEGGQLPGHKVYPWVAKTRHSTPGVGLISPPPHHDIYSIEDLAQLIHDLKNANPQARIHVKLVSEVGVGTVAAGVSKAHADVVLISGHDGGTGASPLTSLKHAGGPWELGLAETQQTLLLNGLRDRIVVQTDGQLKTGRDVIIAALLGAEEFGFATAPLVVSGCVMMRVCHLDTCPVGIATQNPVLRDRFAGKAEYVVNFFKFIAEEVREILAELGFRTIEEAVGHAEVLDVERAVDHWKAQGLNLAPLFHVPALPEGAALHQVISQDHGLEKALDNELIKLAADALAADSATDAQPVRAQVAIRNINRTVGTMLGHEVTKKFGGAGLPEDTIDITFTGSAGQSFGAFLPRGVTLRLEGDANDYVGKGLSGGRVVVRPDRGADHLAEYSTIAGNTIAYGATGGELFLRGRTGERFCVRNSGATVVSEGVGDHGCEYMTGGHAVVLGETGRNFAAGMSGGIAYVIDLNRDNVNAGNLGAVEAPDEADKQWLHDVVRRHAEETGSTVAAKLLVDWDAAAERFSKIIPSTYKAVLAAKDAAEQAGLSESEITEKMMEAATNG; encoded by the coding sequence ATGCGTACGCCGCGCCAGCCGTCCCAGCATTCCGCGAATGGCCAGAACTGGTCTTTCATGGATGCTCGCCCTGCTGCGCAGGGTATGTACGACCCCCGCAACGAGCACGACGCCTGTGGCGTCGGTTTCGTTGCCAACCTCACCGGCGAGGCGAGCCATACGCTGGTCGAGCAGGCGCTCACCGTTCTGCGTAACCTCGAGCACCGCGGCGCCACCGGCTCCGAGCCGGACTCCGGCGACGGCGCGGGCATCCTGACCCAGGTCCCGGACGCCTTCCTCCGCGAGGTGGCCGGATTCGAGCTCCCCGAGGCCGGTGGCTACGCCGTCGGTATCGCCTTCCTCCCGGAGGAAGGCCTCCAGGACGTCGTCTCACAGATCGAGACGATCGCCGCCGACGAGAACCTCACCGTCCTCGGCTGGCGCGAGGTCCCGGTCGCCCCCGGGCTGCTCGGCGCCACCGCCCGCTCGACGATGCCGGCCTTCCGCCAGATCTTCGTCACGGACGGCGCGAGTACCGGCATCGACCTCGACCGCAAGGCGTTCGTGCTGCGCAAGCGCGCCGAGCGCGAGGCCGGCGTCTACTTCCCGTCGCTGTCCGCGCGGACCATCGTCTACAAGGGCATGCTGACCACCGGCCAGCTCGAGCCCTTCTTCCCGGACCTGTCCGACCGCCGCTTCGCCTCGGCCGTGTCGCTCGTCCACTCGCGCTTCTCCACGAACACCTTCCCCTCGTGGCCGCTCGCGCACCCGTACCGCTTCGTCGCGCACAACGGTGAGATCAACACCGTCAAGGGCAACCGCAACTGGATGACCGCCCGCGAGTCGCAGCTGGTCTCGGACCTGTTCGGCTCCGACGGGAAGTCCATCGAGCGGATCTTCCCCGTGTGTACGCCGGACGCCTCCGACTCGGCGTCCTTCGACGAGGTGCTCGAGCTGCTCCACCTCGGTGGCCGCTCGCTGCCGCACTCCGTGCTGATGATGATCCCGGAGGCGTGGGAGAACCACGACTCCATGGACCCGGCCCGGCGCGCCTTCTACGAGTTCCACTCCACGATGATGGAGCCCTGGGACGGCCCGGCCTGTGTCACCTTCACCGACGGCGTCCAGGTCGGCGCCGTGCTCGACCGCAACGGTCTGCGTCCCGGCCGCTACTGGGTCACCGACGACGGCCTCGTCGTCCTCGGCTCCGAGGTCGGCGTCCTCGACATCGACCCGGCCAAGGTCGTCCGCAAGGGCCGCCTCCAGCCCGGCCGGATGTTCCTCGTCGACACCGCCGAGCACCGCATCATCGAGGACGACGAGATCAAGGCCGGCCTCGCCGCCGAGAAGCCCTACGCGGAGTGGCTGGAGGCCGGCGAGATCGAGCTGGTCGACCTGCCCGAGCGCGAGCACATCGTGCACACCCACGCCTCGGTCACCCGCCGCCAGCAGACCTTCGGCTACACCGAGGAAGAGCTGCGCGTCATCCTCGCGCCGATGGCCAAGACCGCCGGCGAGCCGCTCGGTTCCATGGGCACGGACTCGCCGATCGCCGCGCTCTCCGCGCGCCCGCGGCTGCTCTTCGACTACTTCACCCAGCTGTTCGCGCAGGTCACCAACCCGCCGCTGGACGCGATCCGCGAGGAGCTCGTGACCTCGCTGCGCTCCTCGCTCGGCCCGCAGGGCAACCTGCTCGAGCCGAGCGCCGCGTCGTGCCGGACGGTCACCCTGCCGTTCCCCGTCATCGACAACGACGAGCTGGCCAAGCTCATCCACATCAACGCCGACGGCGACATGCCCGGCTTCAAGGCCGCGACGCTCTCCGGTCTGTACCGGGTGCACGGCGGCGGTGACGCGCTCGCCGCGCGCATCGAGGAGATCTGCGCCGAGGCCGACGCCGCCATCGACAACGGCGCCCGCCTCATCGTCCTGTCGGACCGCCACTCGGACGCCGAGCACGCCCCGATCCCGTCGCTGCTGCTCACCGCGGCCGTCCACCACCACCTCATCCGCACCAAGCAGCGCACCGAGGTGGGCCTCCTCGTCGAGGCCGGCGACGTCCGCGAAGTCCACCACGTCGCCCTGCTGATCGGCTTCGGCGCCGCCGCCGTCAACCCGTACCTGGCGATGGAGTCCGTCGAGGACCTGCTGCGCGCGGGCACCTTCCTGGGCGGCATGGAGCCCGAGCAGGCGATCCGCAACCTGATCTACGCGCTGGGCAAGGGCGTCCTGAAGGTCATGTCCAAGATGGGCATCTCGACCGTCGCCTCCTACCGCGGCGCCCAGGTCTTCGAGGCCGTCGGTCTCGACGACGCCTTCGTCACCAAGTACTTCAGCGGCACGGCCACCAAGATCGGCGGCGTCGGCATCGACGTCATCGCCAAGGAGGTCGCCGCCCGCCACGCCAAGGCGTACCCGGCCAGCGGCATCGCGCCGGCCCACCGCGCCCTGGAGATAGGCGGCGAGTACCAGTGGCGCCGCGAGGGTGAGCCGCACCTGTTCGACCCGGAGACGGTCTTCCGCCTCCAGCACTCGACGCGCACGGCCCGCTACGACATCTTCAAGAAGTACACGGACCGCGTGAACGAGCAGTCCGAGCGCCTCATGACGCTGCGCGGCCTCTTCGGCTTCAAGACCGGTGCCGACGGCCGTCAGCCGATCTCCATCGACGAGGTCGAGTCGGTCGAGGAGATCGTCAAGCGCTTCTCCACCGGCGCCATGTCGTACGGCTCCATCTCCAAGGAGGCGCACGAGACCCTCGCCATCGCCATGAACCAGCTGGGCGGCAAGTCCAACACCGGTGAGGGCGGCGAGGACGCGGACCGGCTCTACGACCCGGCGCGCCGTTCGTCGATCAAGCAGGTCGCCTCCGGCCGCTTCGGCGTCACGTCCGAGTACCTGGTCAACGCCGACGACATCCAGATCAAGATGGCCCAGGGCGCCAAGCCCGGCGAGGGCGGCCAGCTGCCCGGCCACAAGGTCTACCCGTGGGTCGCCAAGACCCGGCACAGCACCCCCGGTGTCGGTCTGATCTCCCCGCCGCCGCACCACGACATCTACTCCATCGAGGACCTCGCCCAGCTGATCCACGACCTGAAGAACGCGAACCCGCAGGCGCGGATTCACGTGAAGCTGGTCTCCGAGGTCGGCGTCGGCACGGTCGCGGCCGGTGTGTCCAAGGCGCACGCGGACGTCGTGCTCATCTCCGGCCACGACGGCGGCACCGGCGCCTCCCCGCTCACCTCGCTCAAGCACGCGGGCGGCCCCTGGGAGCTCGGCCTGGCCGAGACCCAGCAGACGCTGCTGCTCAACGGCCTGCGCGACCGGATCGTCGTGCAGACCGACGGCCAGCTGAAGACCGGCCGTGACGTGATCATCGCCGCGCTGCTCGGCGCCGAGGAGTTCGGTTTCGCGACCGCGCCGCTCGTCGTCTCCGGCTGCGTCATGATGCGCGTCTGCCACCTGGACACCTGCCCGGTCGGCATCGCCACCCAGAACCCGGTGCTCCGCGACCGCTTCGCCGGCAAGGCGGAGTACGTGGTGAACTTCTTCAAGTTCATCGCCGAGGAGGTCCGCGAGATCCTCGCCGAGCTGGGCTTCCGCACCATCGAGGAGGCCGTCGGCCACGCCGAGGTGCTGGACGTCGAGCGCGCCGTCGACCACTGGAAGGCACAGGGCCTGAACCTGGCCCCGCTGTTCCACGTGCCCGCCCTGCCCGAGGGTGCGGCGCTGCACCAGGTCATCTCGCAGGACCACGGCCTGGAGAAGGCGCTCGACAACGAGCTGATCAAGCTCGCCGCCGACGCCCTGGCCGCGGACTCCGCGACCGACGCCCAGCCGGTGCGCGCCCAGGTCGCCATCCGCAACATCAACCGCACGGTCGGCACCATGCTCGGCCACGAGGTGACGAAGAAGTTCGGTGGCGCGGGCCTGCCCGAGGACACCATCGACATCACCTTCACCGGTTCCGCCGGCCAGTCCTTCGGCGCCTTCCTCCCGCGCGGTGTCACGCTGCGTCTGGAGGGCGACGCCAACGACTACGTCGGCAAGGGCCTTTCGGGTGGCCGTGTCGTCGTCCGCCCGGACCGGGGCGCCGACCACCTCGCCGAGTACTCGACGATCGCGGGCAACACCATCGCCTACGGCGCGACCGGCGGCGAGCTGTTCCTGCGCGGCCGTACCGGTGAGCGGTTCTGCGTCCGCAACTCCGGCGCGACGGTCGTCTCCGAGGGCGTGGGCGACCACGGCTGCGAGTACATGACCGGCGGTCACGCGGTGGTCCTCGGCGAGACGGGCCGCAACTTCGCGGCCGGTATGTCGGGCGGCATCGCCTACGTGATCGACCTGAACCGCGACAACGTCAACGCCGGCAACCTCGGCGCCGTCGAGGCGCCGGACGAGGCCGACAAGCAGTGGCTGCACGACGTGGTGCGCCGCCACGCCGAGGAGACCGGTTCGACGGTCGCCGCGAAGCTGCTCGTCGACTGGGACGCCGCCGCGGAGCGCTTCAGCAAGATCATCCCCAGCACGTACAAGGCAGTGCTCGCCGCCAAGGACGCCGCCGAGCAGGCGGGACTCTCCGAGTCCGAGATCACCGAGAAGATGATGGAGGCGGCGACCAATGGCTGA
- a CDS encoding VIT1/CCC1 transporter family protein has translation MAIIETEAALHEAHRDNHTHRDVNGGWLRPAVFGAMDGLVSNLALMTGVAGGSVGHQTVVITGLAGLAAGAFSMAAGEYTSVASQRELVEAELDVERRELRKHPKDEEAELAALYEVRGVEPELARRVAQQLSRDPEQALEIHAREELGIDPSDLPSPLIAAVSSFGAFALGALLPVLPYLLGAASLWPAVLLALFGLFGCGAVVARVTARTWWYSGLRQLALGGAAAGVTYALGSWFGTAVG, from the coding sequence GTGGCCATCATCGAAACCGAAGCCGCACTGCACGAGGCGCACCGCGACAACCACACCCACCGGGATGTCAACGGGGGCTGGCTGCGGCCCGCCGTCTTCGGCGCGATGGACGGCCTGGTCTCCAACCTCGCCCTGATGACCGGTGTCGCCGGCGGTTCGGTGGGTCACCAGACCGTCGTCATCACCGGACTTGCCGGTCTCGCCGCGGGCGCCTTCTCCATGGCCGCCGGCGAGTACACCTCCGTCGCCTCGCAGCGCGAGCTCGTGGAGGCCGAACTCGACGTCGAGCGCAGGGAGCTGAGAAAGCACCCCAAGGACGAGGAGGCCGAGCTGGCCGCGCTGTACGAGGTCCGGGGCGTCGAGCCCGAGCTGGCCCGGCGGGTCGCCCAGCAGCTGTCGCGCGATCCCGAGCAGGCCCTGGAGATCCACGCCCGTGAGGAGCTGGGCATCGATCCCTCCGATCTGCCCTCGCCGCTGATCGCCGCCGTGTCGAGCTTCGGCGCGTTCGCGCTGGGCGCGCTGCTGCCCGTACTCCCTTATCTCCTGGGGGCCGCTTCGCTCTGGCCGGCCGTGCTGCTCGCACTGTTCGGGCTGTTCGGCTGCGGGGCCGTGGTGGCTCGGGTGACCGCGCGCACCTGGTGGTACAGCGGACTGCGGCAGCTCGCCCTCGGTGGCGCGGCGGCCGGTGTGACGTACGCCCTGGGCAGTTGGTTCGGAACGGCCGTAGGATAG